In Fimbriimonadales bacterium, a genomic segment contains:
- a CDS encoding lysophospholipid acyltransferase family protein, giving the protein MFLFGPVRVEGREKVPKSGPLLVLANHISDCDPPVVAYAIQRPVYFMAKEELFRIRFFGGLIRWLRAFPVKRGAPDRAAIRMAMHYLERGEAVVIFPEGQLSESGQLQPIQPGAAMIARMTGVPVLCVGLRGTNRIMPFRSLIPRPAFGGVRVRIGEPKRFSKETSTEEIVKWIQEELTRLTLE; this is encoded by the coding sequence ATGTTTCTTTTTGGCCCAGTGCGGGTCGAGGGAAGAGAAAAGGTGCCGAAGAGTGGTCCTTTACTCGTGTTGGCGAATCATATCAGCGATTGTGACCCTCCAGTCGTCGCTTACGCGATACAAAGACCCGTTTATTTCATGGCGAAAGAAGAGCTTTTCAGGATTCGGTTTTTCGGTGGGTTGATTCGGTGGTTGCGAGCGTTTCCGGTAAAGCGGGGTGCACCTGATAGGGCTGCAATACGAATGGCGATGCATTATCTGGAGCGTGGAGAGGCGGTCGTAATTTTTCCCGAAGGCCAGTTGAGTGAATCGGGGCAGTTGCAGCCGATTCAGCCGGGGGCTGCGATGATTGCGCGCATGACCGGTGTTCCGGTTTTGTGTGTGGGTCTGCGAGGGACGAATCGGATAATGCCTTTTCGTTCTCTTATTCCACGTCCTGCATTCGGGGGGGTTAGAGTGAGAATCGGGGAGCCGAAAAGATTTTCGAAGGAGACTTCGACGGAAGAAATCGTGAAATGGATTCAGGAAGAACTTACTCGTCTAACCCTGGAATGA